A stretch of the Gossypium hirsutum isolate 1008001.06 chromosome D07, Gossypium_hirsutum_v2.1, whole genome shotgun sequence genome encodes the following:
- the LOC107955092 gene encoding serine/threonine-protein phosphatase 7, producing the protein MSSDDSNNISPISRDADAVACSPSSTAVTYSDNPSPSSLPTVAPDPLSWPPDGKLCLEWIQHLMSVFEWSSRNLAPSAFPSVFPVPVFDALVLTASKILHKEPNCLQINIPDSDSTVVVVGDLHGQLHDLLFLLQDAGFPAQNRIFVFNGDYVDRGAWGLETFLLLLAWKVFMPHRVFLLRGNHESKYCTSTYGFEKEVLAKYGDKGKHVYRKCLGCFEGLPLASIIAERVYTAHGGLFRSISVTPSRRSKGKKNRRINLIPEANALCLGSLEELSKARRSVLDPPWEGLNLIPGDVLWSDPSMKPGLSPNKERGIGLLWGPDCTEEFLKKFKLKLIIRSHEGPDAREKRPGLGGMDEGYTIDHDVESGKLITVFSAPDYPQFQATEERYNNKGAYVVLKPPGFDNPEFHSFEAITPRPKVNPYYDFEEVIDSDEDLDLASMVTTDL; encoded by the exons ATGTCTTCTGATGACAGCAATAATATCAGTCCAATTTCAAGAGATGCAGATGCGGTTGCATGCTCCCCCTCTTCCACCGCCGTCACCTACAGCGACAACCCCTCTCCGTCCTCACTCCCAACTGTTGCTCCAGACCCTCTGTCTTGGCCCCCTGATGGCAAGCTCTGCCTTGAGTGGATCCAGCATCTCATGTCCGTGTTCGAGTGGAGTTCAAGAAATCTGGCCCCCTCGGCTTTCCCCTCCGTGTTTCCAGTTCCCGTTTTTGATGCCCTCGTTCTTACTGCTTCCAAGATCCTCCACAAGGAACCCAATTGCCTCCAAATCAACATCCCCGACTCCGATTCAACGGTCGTAGTGGTTGGCGATCTTCATGGCCAATTGCATGATCTTCTATTCCTGCTCCAAGATGCTGGCTTTCCTGCCCAAAATCGGATATTTGTCTTCAATGGGGATTATGTTGACAGGGGAGCTTGGGGTCTTGAGACTTTCTTGCTCTTGCTAGCCTGGAAG GTTTTCATGCCGCATAGAGTGTTTCTCCTTCGTGGAAACCATGAATCCAAATACTGCACCTCTACTTATGGGTTTGAGAAGGAAGTTCTGGCAAAGTATGGGGATAAAGGTAAGCATGTGTATCGAAAATGTTTGGGATGCTTTGAAGGACTACCTTTGGCCTCTATAATTGCTGAGCGTGTATATACTGCTCACGGGGGGCTTTTCCGCAGCATTTCTGTCACTCCTTCTAGAAGGTCAAAAGGGAAGAAGAATCGTAGGATAAATCTCATCCCTGAAGCCAACGCCTTATGCCTTGGTTCTTTGGAGGAATTATCTAAAGCTCGAAGATCAGTCCTCGATCCTCCTTGGGAAGGATTGAATTTGATTCCTGGTGATGTGCTATGGTCAGATCCATCAATGAAACCTGGTCTTTCCCCAAATAAGGAGAGAGGCATTGGCCTGTTATGGGGCCCTGACTGCACGGAGGAATTCTTAAAAAAGTTCAAACTAAAG CTAATTATCAGGTCGCATGAAGGCCCAGATGCAAGAGAAAAAAGGCCTGGTCTTGGAGGAATGGATGAAGGATACACAATAGATCATGATGTGGAATCGGGGAAACTGATAACTGTATTTAGTGCTCCAGACTACCCACAATTTCAG GCAACAGAAGAGAGATACAATAACAAAGGAGCATATGTTGTACTAAAGCCCCCTGGTTTTGATAATCCTGAATTTCATAGTTTTGAAGCAATTACCCCAAGACCCAAG GTGAATCCATACTATGACTTTGAGGAGGTGATTGATTCTGATGAAGACTTGGATTTAGCTTCAATGGTGACTACTGACTTGTAA